In Ruminiclostridium josui JCM 17888, the genomic window TTTTGGTGGATAAAAATCTCACTGGATTTTGTGTTGGAGGACTTATCCATAAAATGGGTATGCAAATGTCACCCATGGCATCCATATATATGAACAATTGTTTTGTAGAAAAAAAATATCTGCTTGGCAAAGAGGGACAAGGAATGGGGATATTCAATTACACAATGTCAATGGAACGTCCATTATTGTTAGCTTTCCAAGTCGGTATTATGGAAGCGCAGCTAAAAAGGAATATAGACTTTTGTAAACAGCGAAGGCAAAGTGGTCGTGCAATAATTGAGAATCAGTCAATATCAAATCGAATTGCTGATATGGCTGTAAAGTTTGAAGCAAGTAAATTGCTTCTGAAGGAAATTGCCGATCAACTTAAAAATAAAAAAAATACCTATTATATGTCGTCTGTTGCTAAGTTATTTATCAGTGAGAGCTTGGTTGCCAATTCCCTTGACTCAATGAGAAATATGGGCACATTAGGATATATGACAGAATACCAAAACGAGCAGCAATTAAGAGATAGTCTTGGTAGTTTATTTTATTCAGGTACTTCTGATATCCAGAGAAATATTATTTCCAGCATGATATGAGGTGATGAAAAGATGCTTTTCTCTTTTTTGGAAAACAGTACAAAAAATTATCCCAAGAGGATTGCTATTGAGAGTAAAGACGAAGAAATATGTTATGAGGACTTATACAATATTAGTCTGTCGTTTGGTGCACATATTAATTCTCTTGTAGATAATGATTGTCAAGTTATCGGAATATTAATGGACAAATCTATTGATTTTTTGATATCTATATATGGAATTTTATCAGTAGGTAAAGCATATGTTCCCTTAGATGAGAGCCTTCCTCCTGAACGACTCGAATATATCGTGAAGGATGGAAGTATTGATTGTATTATATCTGATAAGAAGAATTATGAATTATCTACTAAATTATGCAAAAAGCCAGTTTTGTTTGACAGAGATAATATATCTACTAAAGAAATTCCACAAAGGGCTAAGGCTTCTCCTGAGTCTATGGCGTATATACTCTACACATCCGGTTCAACGGGCAGGCCAAAAGGAATAATGCATACACAGAGTAGTGCAATAGCTTTTATTTTATGGGCTGCACAATACTTTGAAGTCACAGAATCTGATGTATTGTCTTCCCATGCACCTTTTCACTTTGATCTTTCTATTTTTGATATTTTTGTTTCTGCTTACGCAGGTGCTAGATTGTCTTTGCTGCCAAAATCAATATCTTGTTTTCCGTCTTCACTTATAAAGTATATTATTTCAAAGAAAATAACAGTCTGGTATTCTGTACCGTATATTATTGTTAATATGTTTTCTGATGAAAATATTGCTAAATGTGAATTTAGTAATTTAAGAAATATTATATATGCTGGTGAATCATTGTCTATAGATAATGCAAAGAAAATAAAAGAAAGGCTTCCTCATGTTAGTTTGTACAACTTATATGGACCAACAGAAACAAATGTCATTACATACTATGAGGTAGACAACCATACATGGAGTCGGCAGGACAGGCAGATTCCAATCGGGCATTGCTGCCCATATGCAAATATCAAAGTTATTAATGATGATGGCAAAGAAGCAAATATTGGCGAATTGGGTGAGTTATGCGTAAAAAGCGATTCACTTATGCTGGGATATGTAGGTGTTGAAAAGACAGCATCAATGGACCAGTACTATCATACTGGAGATATTGTACATATTGATGATGATGGTCTGATTGTATTCCATGGGCGTAAAGACTATATGACAAAGGTTAACGGATTTAGGGTTGAACTAGGGGACATTGAAAATAATATCCGAGGATACCCTAATATAACTGATTGTTATGCAAAAGTAGATAGAAGTAATAAACGAGATAAAATTATAGTTACTATAGAAGCTGCGTCAGACTTATGTGTAGGTAATCTTGCAGACTATTTAAAGAAATGCTTGCCCGGGTATATGCTTCCCGATGAATATATACTGCGTGATAAGCTTGAAAGAAATTCACGAGGAAAAATTGTGAGGAAGTGATATAAGAATGAACATTATCGTTTGTATGAAATATATAAGTTCAATACCTACCTATATGGAATCACGACTTCCATTTAGCCCCAGTGACCGCAATGCTTTGGGAATGGGATTGACTTTAAAAATGCGAAATAAAGATTCAAAATTAATAGTTCTAAGCATGAGCCCTTTAAAAGCTAGAGACTCATTGCAGGATTTATACAGCTATGGTGTAGATTCTGTATACCTGGTTAGTGACAAGTCATTTGCAGAATCTGATACGCTGGCTACTACTTTTGTACTATCAACAGCAATAAAGAAAATAATGGAGTCGACGAAAATAAATTTGATACTGTGCGGAGATAAAACCATTGACAGTAATACAGGTCAAATATCTGCTGGACTTGCTTACAGAATAGGGGCACAGTACTGTAACTGTCTTCAAAGTGTTGCATTAATTGACGAAAAATATGAATTTATAACCGATCAATACACTCTTAAGAATTACGATGGAGTTGTAGTGGCTGATGTAAATAGTGAATGGGAACTACCATTTCCGTCATTACAAAATATAATGAAAGCAAAAGAGAAGAAGGTTATTTGTTGGTCTAACGATGACTTAAATATGGATTTGAATAGGGTAGGAGCATCAGGGTCCCCAACTAAGATTATTAAAGCAGAAAAGGTTCAGGCTCAGGTATCTAGTGACATTATTCAAGAAGATATCAATCAAGCTAAATCATTTTTAAAACAAATAATCAGTACAAGGGGAGGTGATTTTGTTAATGAGTAAAGTATGGGCGTACTGCAATTTTTCTGACGTTAATGAACGTGATAAATCTTTATCTTTGCTATATAAATTGCAGGACGTTATGAAGGATAACAGATTCACTCTCGAAGTAATAGCACTTGGAGCAAAACGGTGTGATGAGGATATTCCTATACAGCATTTGCAATGTTTAAACGTGTCAAAAATTTACTGTGTAACAAATAACGTTTTTAATGGTATTAATAATTATGTTGCCTATGTGGAGGCAATGAAGATTTTAATTAATAAATATAATCCCCAATACCTGATGTTCAGTAGCTCACGACACAATCGAATAGTAGCAGCACAGTTAGCTACGGCACTGGAATCGGGATTAACTGCAGAATGTTCTAAATATTATGTCAACACAGATAATGAAATAGTACAAATAAGACCTACATTTGAAGGGAATACATATGCACATATTATTTCTAAAAGTGCGGTCAAAATGTCAACTGCATTGAAGTCATCTTATCAACGAATCTCAATATCTGAGAGTATTACAAAAACTTTGGATATTGAAACAATTGAATTACCGTTGGAAATACCGCATAAGAACATATATTTTAATAATTCTACTGCTTTTAACATTCCTGTAACTCCCAAATTGGAAAAATATGATGTTATATTTGCTGCAGGTATGGGCTTGGGCTCAAAAGAAAATGTCAATAAGCTTAAAAGGTTAGCTAAAAGACATAACGTTGGATTTGGAGCATCCAGACCTGTAGTGGAAATGGGATGGGCCGAACAGTCGGACCTTATTGGTATGTCCGGATCATGTGTATCACCTAATTTATATTTAGCTTTTGGTATATCAGGCTCATTACAACATATGGAAGGAATGAGAAATGCAGCAAAGATTATTTCTATTAACACTGATAAAAATGCACCACTTCATCAATTATGTTATTCAATTATTTTAGCAGATGCAGTGGAGATGCTTGATTATTTAATAAATGAATGGAGGTAATTCTATATGAATCAAAATGTTGTAGAGCTTAAACCATATGATGATCCTGATGATTATGATGAATTTCTTTCTACAAGTTCACTAAAAGCAAAAATTTTATGCAGGATTGCATGGGGATTCAAAGACTTTTCACATGCCCCAGACTTACTGAAAGATTTATCTGATGATTTTGATGGAACTTTATTGGATGTTCCTGCAGGAAGCGGTTTATTTACTAGGGAGAAGTATTCGCGCCTTAAAAAGGCTAAAATAACTTGCGTAGACTATTCACAAAATATGTTAGATAAAGCAGAAAGAGTATTCAAAGAAGCTTCTATAAATAATGTCGACTTTATACAAGGTGACGTAGGGGACTTGAAATTTGAGGATAATTCCTTTGATATTGTTGTTTCCATGAACGGGTTTCATGTATTTCCTGATAAAGAAAAGGCATTTTATGAAATTTTGAGAGTGCTTAAACCAGGTGGTCTCTTAATAGGATGTTCCTATGTAAGAAATGTAAGAAAAATTACTGATAAGTTCGTTGATGGTTATTTTGTCCCTAAATGTCTGTTTACACCACCATTTCATTCAAAGGAAGAGTTTTATGATATGTTGGTTAAAAATTACTCAAAAGTTAATTTAGAAATGGTTGGTGCCGTTGCATGTTATCATTGTTTAAAATAATTAATGTATACTGCTTCTATGATTATGAGGGCTAATGTACATGTAAGATATGCAACCTATAAATTAAGGGAGTAGGTTATACATGAAGGCTGACATTCAGGAATTTTTATTACACCACGACGTAAAAATAGTCAGATTTGTCTGTATGGAAGGGTTTGACAGAGTTAAGTCGAAAGGCTATAAATGGGCCATATGGTTTGCAAAACCAATGTCAAAAGATTATATTAAGAGATTTAATAATTTTCAATGTAAAAGCAAAGAAGAATTTAATGAACTTGAAAAAGAAACAGATAAAATTGCAGATTTGCTTGCTGAGTTTATTGAGAAAAGAGGCTACTCTGCATGTTCCCAGTCGGAAGAAAGCAATATTGCTAATGGTTCTTATACAGAAGATACTTTGACTTCAATATTACCTCATAAGACAATCGCGGTTTTAAGTGGAATTGGATGGATAGGAAAGAATGCACTTTTAGTAACTAAAGATTATGGTTGTGCTTTGAGTACGTGTTCAGTGTTAACTAACGCACCAATTGACATTAGTTCTGAGAAAATTCAAATACATTATAATCTTTGTGGTGACTGCACTATATGTCAGGGGTTTTGTAATTGCTTAACTGGTAAAAACTGGGACATAACCTTATCCAGAGAAGATATAATAAATGTTTACGATTGTGAAAGATGCTTAAAATGCCTTATGTTTTGTCCATGGACAAAACAGTGCTTAGAAAAATAGCACAAATACAAGAAGTGTATATATTATAAAAGATAAAGGATTAAAATTATGATGGAATTTGAAGAAATAAAAAAGGTTCTCAAGCAAAGATTTCCCATTATTATGGTTGATCGGGTTTTAGATATAACACCTGGGCAGAGAATAAAAGCCATCAAAAATATTTCTGGGAATGATATTTTTTTAGTGGGACATTTTCCACAACATTATATTATGCCAGGTGTTTTAATTACTGAGGCACTTGCTCAAGCTGCTTCTATAATGATTAGCTGTAACGATAACGATGATACTAATAAAGACGAATTTGTGGTATTAGGTGCTATAGATCAAATGAGATTTTTTGAGTCTGTAAAACCCGGTTATACTTTGGTAATGGAGTTAAACATGATTAAAGCGATAGATAACTATTTTATTGTACAAGGAGAAGCCAAGGTAGACGACAGGTTGGTTGCAAAGGGGAAACTAACTTTTGCAAAGGTAACATTTTAAATGATAAGGAATAGCAAAGTTATGGAGAAATATATTTATCTTTTTGATGAAGGAAACTCATCAATGAATAGTTTTCTTGGCAGTAAAGGAGCTAACCTGGCACAGATGACCAACTTGGGATTACCTGTGCCTAAAGGATTTATTTTAACAACAGAGTTATGTAAGAGATATTATAGCGAGGGAAAATCTGTTATCGAAGAGATAAAGGATGAAATCGATAGAACAATAAGAATTCTCGAAGTAAATACGGGGAAAGAGTTTGGAAAAGCTAAAAACCCTCTTTTGCTGTCTGTACGTTCCGGAGCTAGCGTATCAATGCCGGGAATGATGGATAGTATATTAAATATTGGTCTAAATGATGAAATTGTTAATAGCTTAATTTTGACAACAGAAAATAAAAAGTTTGCCTATGATAGCTATAGAAGATTAATTCAGATGTATGGAGAGGTTGTTAATGGAATAGAAGCTATTAAATTTGAAGATATTCTTAATAGCAAAAAAAATAAAAATAGTACTTGTGATGCTTGGAATTTAGAGGATGATGATTTTATAGAAGTTATATTGAAATTTAAAGAATTAGTTAAAACAGAAACGGGGACTGAATTTCCTCAAGACCCTAGTACACAATTACTAAACTCAATAATAGCTGTTTTTAAATCATGGCAAAATTCAAGAGCAGTTAATTATAGGAACTTAAATAAAATATCTAATGATTTATATACTGCGGTTACAATACAAGAGATGGTGTACGGCAATATGGGCGATACCTCCGGTACAGGTATTATTTTTAGCAGAAACCCTTTTACAGGTGAAAAAAATATATATGGAGAGTTCTTAATGAATGCACAAGGAGAGGATATTGTTTCGGGTATTCGAACTCCTAGAGAAATAAAAGATATAAACCCACTAATATTCAATCAACTAGTAGAATATGCGGATATTCTAGAAAAATTTTTTAAAGATGTACAGGATATAGAGTTTACTATTGAAAATGGTAAACTATTTTTGTTGCAAACTAGAAATGCAAAAAGGACTATTTCTGCCAGTATTAAAATATTAGTTGATTTTGTAAGGGAAAATTTACTTACCAAAGAAGAAGTTATAGGTAAGGTGAATAAAGAACAACTGGGAACTCTTTTATACCCTAAGTTTGCCCCAAAAGCAATAATGAAATCTAAAGTTATTGCTAGAAGTGAAACAGATTTTAAAGGGGCAGTAGTAGGAAGAATTTATTTTAAAATTAATGATGTTTTAGAAACTTTAAAAAATGAACACAATGACGTAATTCTTATATTAGGCGGTTGCTCGAAATCAGAATTAGACGGCATAAAAGATACAAATGGTTTGATATTCCCCAATAATGCCAATCAGTGTTCTTTTGAAGCAATTTACGGACATGTACCAACTAAATGTTTAATATCTAATATTATAGATTCTGAGGTTAATAAAGAGAAAGGGTATTTTATTGATATTGAAGGAGTTAAGCACAACAAAGGTGATTGGATATCAATTGATGGAGCAACGGGAAATGTTTATGGGGAAAAATTACCGCTAATTACACCAGAGTTGAATGAAGATTTACAAACTTTGATAAAATGGATGAATGAGCTCCAAATGGTTTTCAAAACAGTGCAAGAGTGATAGCTTTGCAAAATAAAATCCAGCGTCAATAGGTGCTGGATTTTATTTTGCTCTATTATGGCATCCTATTATTTTGTAGGCTTATCAAATTCAGGATTAAAGGCATAATAATTTTTAGAGTTTAACTTTTCCTGTACAGTCCTCAATGTTTCACCAAACCTCTGGAAGTGAACTATTTCTCTAGCACGGAGGAATTTTATAGGTTCTTTAACATCAGGATCATCTGCCAGTCTAAGTATATTATCATAAGTTGTTCTTGCTTTTTGTTCTGCTGCAAGGTCTTCCGTTAAATCTGTAATTGGATCTCCTTTTGATTGGAAGTATGTTGCTGTAAAAGGCATACCTGAAGCAGCAATAGGGTATATTGCTGTTGTATGGTCAACATAATAAGTATCAAAGCCACTCTTTTTAATTTCTTCAATACTTAAGCCTCTGGTCAATTGATATACAATTGCTGATATGATTTCCATATGAGCCAGTTCTTCTGCACCACAATGTTATCAATGATAATTATAATTAGTCTTTAGGCAATTTGGGGTATAGAACTAACTCAAAATCTGTTGGATCTCCATGCCATCTTGTGGGTTTTTTCTTTGTATAAGTAGCTTTGCTGACTAATTGCTTTAGTAATTGATTTTTTAGTTCTGGATCTTCGGTGGCTTTGTACATATCTATTACTTTTCTTATTTTGGGTATTATAATTAAAGTACTTTCGCTTTGTTGATTCATAGTACTAATATCTTTTATTATTTTGCTTTTTTGTGTGGTTAGCTCATTTAGTTTTTCACTTAATACATTAGATCTATTTAAAAAAGTATCAAGATCATAGATTCCTTTTTCTAAAAAATCATGGATGCTATTTATTTGTTTTTCGGTACTTACAATTTCTATTTCAATTTTTTTTAGGGCATCCTTCTTAAGTCTATATATATCTTGACCATAAGAGTTTGATATATCGTTTATAGATTTACTTGTTTCAAATTTGTAATTTGCAAACCATAATTCCAGTGATTGTATTAATTTAGTCTCTACTAAACTTAAAATCGAACTTACATTACCACAAGCTGGAATTGGGCACATTAATGTGTCGGGACCATTTGGATGGGGCCTCCTAACCATATTCCTTCCACAAAAACCGCAGATTATTAAACCTGATAAAGGATTTTTTACAGGATATTTCTTAGGGCATTTTGGAGAATTAGTATTAAACATACTCTGGGCCTTATAATAGTCTTCTTCTTGGATAATTGGATCATGAAGTCCGTCTGACAGTATCCAGTCTTCTATTTTAGCTCTTGGACGTTCTTTGACAATTTTACCATCTACAACTTTCTTAACTTGAGGTCTAGAATTCCATCTTATTTTTCCTATATAAACTGGATTAGTGAGGATATTTTTTATTGTAGAATATGTCCAAACGTCCTTTTGCTGAGGGGGAATTTTTAACTCATTTAGTTTCTTTGCAATAAGTGATATGCCTAATTTTTTATCATTTTCTCCATAGATAAATAACCTAAAAATAATCTTAACAATTTCAGCTTCATCAGGATTAATTTCCAATGTATACCCTTTATCTTTATATAATTTTTTACGTATATAACCATAAGGAGCCTTGTTACCAACGTATTTACCTTCTTTAACAGACGTGATGCGTCCTCGCTGTAATCTTCTATTTGTAACCTTGTATTCTCTTCTACTCATAAATAGTCCGAATTCGAAATATTCTTCGTCAAATTCGTTAAGAGGATCGTAAACTTTTAACGGTGTTATTATTTTTGTATTACTATATTTAAACGCTTGGGATACAATGCCTTGATCTATAGTATCACCGCGTGCGAGCCTTTCAACCTCCATAACAAGTACTCCATCCCAAGCACCTTGCTCTACTTCCTGTAGTAGTTTCTGCATTACAGGACGGGCAGCTATAGTCTCTCCTGAAACTATTTCCGAATACACCTCAGTAATACATAAATTATTTTTTTTGGCCAATTCAAGTAACGTTTTTTTATGACGTTCTAATGTTTCACCTTCTCCTTTTAGTTCAGCTTCTATATCGGATCTTGATTTTCGTAAATATATGCAGTATTTCATATTGCTATCACCAATCCTATAGTTTATCACTTTTTAGTGATATAATAAATAAAAAGCAAATGTAAGTCAAGGTTAATAAATAATGTAATGGGAGGTAAAATGTGAGATTGATTGAAAAAGTATCTTATCAAAGTGCAAACTTTATTACCTCATTTTTAAATCAAAATCATAATAAAAGAATGATATTATATTTTGGATTTCAGGCCATATATGGAGACTTATTAAAATTGCTTATAATTATCATTTGTTCATTAATACTAAGATCTTTTATACCATCTATTTTAATATCATTTTCTTTTGCCTATTTAAGAAAAAATGCAGGTGGTTTTCATATGAAAACTGAAAATGGATGCATTTTATTTACCACTTGTATTTGTGTTATACCGGGGACTTTGATAAGCTATTTACAAGTGGATTCTAATTTTATAACGATGATATTGTTAGGATTTATATTTATATTTGGGTACATTTGTTTACTCAAGTACGCTCCTAGTAGTACTCAAAACAACCAAATAACAGACGAAGATGAGATAATAAAGTATAAAGAAAAATCTTTTTCTTCTTTTGCTTTTTTATACTTTATAGCGTGTATATTCTTTTTTATTTTTAATCAATATATAATTTCTGTTTCAATATGTGTTGGGATTTTGCTTGAAGTTTTAACATTAATACCAATAAAAAAGACAGTCAAACTACATTGACTGTTTTCAAATAATTTGATATTATTAAATCGACAAGAAATTTTATTTAATGACAGCTTTCTCCGTAGAGCTGTTCTTTTTTTGCTATTTTTTAATTGTTTTTAGAGACTTAGGGACTCTAGGTTGATGTCCCCAAAGAAAACTAAAATTTTCAGCTTTCTTTTCTGCAATTGCTGTCACATTTGAATCAATAATTGAAAGTAATTTGGACTTTTTATTCATTCTTGATACTCCTTTCCAAATGAAACTTTGATACGTATGTAATAATCTTTATGTAGTTATATAATATCACAAAATTTAACAATCCACTACCGCAAGAACATATGCCAAGAGTAATTTTATTAACAACGCTAAACAACTCAAAATATGTTATATACACTTTAGTAATACTTACTTCAAGAAAAAATAACATAAAAATGATAGCAATGAAACCATACGTCTCAATTTTGTACTGCTTAAATTTCTGTATTGCAAAGTTGAAATTCCAAAAAGATACTATTGCTATTATTTGCACCAATCTCTCAGGTAAAAAACATAAAAATCTTTTTAACTCAGGTGAATTAATCAAATTCGCTTCAATTCCATTGTAAAAATAGCGTATACAAAATGGGACGTACAAAGCTTCAAAACTGATAATTAGAAGGGAAAAGGCCGCGACTCCAATAACTGATTCTTTCCATGATGATTTATAAAAGTATTTAAGCAACAAGCAATAAATAATCATATCCGCAAGTGATACTATATTCATGTTAGGAATGAAATAGCCAACTATAGCTCCTACTACTGAAACTATAAAAGCAGATGCTAACATTTTTAATAAGCTAATGTATAGTTTGCTTGAATCACATTTGAAAGGAACTTCGCTACCTTTACCAAGAATAATAAGTGAAAACATGAAACAAAAAAAGAATTGTGGCATTGACAAAATAAAAATATTTAACACACTGAAATTTTGCATATGTACCTCTGACCTTACCCCGAAAAATTAGACACAAAGAATGGCGGGATTTCTCCGATTTTCTTTGTATCACATAAAATTTAATTAAGCTGTCTTACTTAACTTTTCAAAGTCAACAGGCGATCTATAGCCAAGCTTTGAATGCAGACGTATACGATTATAGAAGGCTTCAATATATTCAAAGATAGCTAACTGAGCCTCGGCCCTAGTCTTGAACCTTGTTAAGTAAATAAGCTCCGTTTTAAGTGTACCAAAAAATGATTCCATACATGCATTATCATAGCAATTACCTCTTCGGCTCATACTTTGTGTAATGCCATTGTTTTTGAGTACATTCTTGTATTCATTACTTGCATACTGGACACCACGATCAGAATGATGAATCAGGCCTCTAGCTGGTTTACTGCGGCCTATGGCCTGCTTTAAGGCATCTATGCAAAGTTGCTTTGTCATAGTGCTGTCCATGGCCCAGCCGACAACCTTTCGCTGAAATAGATCAACAATAGCAGCCAGGTAGAGCCAGCCTTCGTCTGTAGGTATGTAAGTGATGTCAGCAACCCATATCTGGTTAGGTTTTGTTGCCGTAAAGTCCTGATTTAGTATATTTGGAGCTACAGGATAGCTGTGCTTGGAGTTTGTAGTAGCCTTGAATTTCCTTTTGGTTTTAGCTGCAATATTGTTTTCTCTCATTAGCTTAGCTACACGGTTTTTGCCGCATTTTATTCCACCATTGTTTAAGGCTTTTGTTACTCTGGGACTTCCGTAAGTTTCACGAGATACCTTATGGATTTCCTTAATTCTTTCAAGTAGCTCACAGTTTAATTGCTTACGATGGCTTTTCGGTCTTGTAGTCCAGGCATAATAACCGCTTCTTGATACATCAAGTATTTGGCACATCTTCTCAACAGGAAATATGAAGCGGTATTTATGAATGATAGAATATTTTACTTCCGGTCTTTCGCGAAGATGGCCGTTACTTTTTTTAGGATTTCATTCTCCATTTCAAGGTCTGCAACGCGTTTTCTAAGACTCCTGAGTTCTTCATCTTCAGGCCTAAGATTACCGCTGCCAGGGAATGCATTCTCTTTATGCTTTTTGTACTCATTTAACCACTTATACATAGTATTATCATGGATGCCGATATCCCTAGCTACACTTGGTACACTACGGCCTTGCTCCAGCACAAGACGGACTGCTTGTTCTTTAAAATTTTTATCATAGCGTTTCATGATGGACACCTCCAACTGGTTTTATTATACCAGCCATTCTGTGTGTCCATCAAATCGGGGGAACTTCACCTCCGTAATATTAACAAGAAATAAAATAATTAAAGTTTTCTAGCAATTACAATTTCTTCTGGTGACAATCCAGATTCTTTTATTTGCATTGCTATTTTTATATAGTCTTTATTTTCCATGTCAATGGCAAATTTGACAATGTTTTGATACTCTATGTCTTCAACAACATGCAATTGCTGTTTGCCGATTATTTCATATAAACTAATATTT contains:
- a CDS encoding acyl-CoA dehydrogenase family protein, translating into MKNYYEMNYKEIGIEFGRELYKSVNQTEHENQFYELWQRCRDFGIFQFATEVYRDSEKITNIMDLMYGIGVGLETMSIMFSVNVHLWAFIDPIQCFASQQIKDTVLKSFCDGSKIGGHAISENLAGSDVFNLSTTYEKTDDGYILNGSKNYVTNAPYADTYIVYAREKGSKGFRSISCFLVDKNLTGFCVGGLIHKMGMQMSPMASIYMNNCFVEKKYLLGKEGQGMGIFNYTMSMERPLLLAFQVGIMEAQLKRNIDFCKQRRQSGRAIIENQSISNRIADMAVKFEASKLLLKEIADQLKNKKNTYYMSSVAKLFISESLVANSLDSMRNMGTLGYMTEYQNEQQLRDSLGSLFYSGTSDIQRNIISSMI
- a CDS encoding AMP-binding protein; translated protein: MLFSFLENSTKNYPKRIAIESKDEEICYEDLYNISLSFGAHINSLVDNDCQVIGILMDKSIDFLISIYGILSVGKAYVPLDESLPPERLEYIVKDGSIDCIISDKKNYELSTKLCKKPVLFDRDNISTKEIPQRAKASPESMAYILYTSGSTGRPKGIMHTQSSAIAFILWAAQYFEVTESDVLSSHAPFHFDLSIFDIFVSAYAGARLSLLPKSISCFPSSLIKYIISKKITVWYSVPYIIVNMFSDENIAKCEFSNLRNIIYAGESLSIDNAKKIKERLPHVSLYNLYGPTETNVITYYEVDNHTWSRQDRQIPIGHCCPYANIKVINDDGKEANIGELGELCVKSDSLMLGYVGVEKTASMDQYYHTGDIVHIDDDGLIVFHGRKDYMTKVNGFRVELGDIENNIRGYPNITDCYAKVDRSNKRDKIIVTIEAASDLCVGNLADYLKKCLPGYMLPDEYILRDKLERNSRGKIVRK
- a CDS encoding electron transfer flavoprotein subunit beta/FixA family protein, giving the protein MNIIVCMKYISSIPTYMESRLPFSPSDRNALGMGLTLKMRNKDSKLIVLSMSPLKARDSLQDLYSYGVDSVYLVSDKSFAESDTLATTFVLSTAIKKIMESTKINLILCGDKTIDSNTGQISAGLAYRIGAQYCNCLQSVALIDEKYEFITDQYTLKNYDGVVVADVNSEWELPFPSLQNIMKAKEKKVICWSNDDLNMDLNRVGASGSPTKIIKAEKVQAQVSSDIIQEDINQAKSFLKQIISTRGGDFVNE
- a CDS encoding electron transfer flavoprotein subunit alpha/FixB family protein; translated protein: MSKVWAYCNFSDVNERDKSLSLLYKLQDVMKDNRFTLEVIALGAKRCDEDIPIQHLQCLNVSKIYCVTNNVFNGINNYVAYVEAMKILINKYNPQYLMFSSSRHNRIVAAQLATALESGLTAECSKYYVNTDNEIVQIRPTFEGNTYAHIISKSAVKMSTALKSSYQRISISESITKTLDIETIELPLEIPHKNIYFNNSTAFNIPVTPKLEKYDVIFAAGMGLGSKENVNKLKRLAKRHNVGFGASRPVVEMGWAEQSDLIGMSGSCVSPNLYLAFGISGSLQHMEGMRNAAKIISINTDKNAPLHQLCYSIILADAVEMLDYLINEWR
- a CDS encoding class I SAM-dependent methyltransferase, encoding MNQNVVELKPYDDPDDYDEFLSTSSLKAKILCRIAWGFKDFSHAPDLLKDLSDDFDGTLLDVPAGSGLFTREKYSRLKKAKITCVDYSQNMLDKAERVFKEASINNVDFIQGDVGDLKFEDNSFDIVVSMNGFHVFPDKEKAFYEILRVLKPGGLLIGCSYVRNVRKITDKFVDGYFVPKCLFTPPFHSKEEFYDMLVKNYSKVNLEMVGAVACYHCLK
- the fabZ gene encoding 3-hydroxyacyl-ACP dehydratase FabZ, which gives rise to MMEFEEIKKVLKQRFPIIMVDRVLDITPGQRIKAIKNISGNDIFLVGHFPQHYIMPGVLITEALAQAASIMISCNDNDDTNKDEFVVLGAIDQMRFFESVKPGYTLVMELNMIKAIDNYFIVQGEAKVDDRLVAKGKLTFAKVTF
- a CDS encoding PEP/pyruvate-binding domain-containing protein; translated protein: MEKYIYLFDEGNSSMNSFLGSKGANLAQMTNLGLPVPKGFILTTELCKRYYSEGKSVIEEIKDEIDRTIRILEVNTGKEFGKAKNPLLLSVRSGASVSMPGMMDSILNIGLNDEIVNSLILTTENKKFAYDSYRRLIQMYGEVVNGIEAIKFEDILNSKKNKNSTCDAWNLEDDDFIEVILKFKELVKTETGTEFPQDPSTQLLNSIIAVFKSWQNSRAVNYRNLNKISNDLYTAVTIQEMVYGNMGDTSGTGIIFSRNPFTGEKNIYGEFLMNAQGEDIVSGIRTPREIKDINPLIFNQLVEYADILEKFFKDVQDIEFTIENGKLFLLQTRNAKRTISASIKILVDFVRENLLTKEEVIGKVNKEQLGTLLYPKFAPKAIMKSKVIARSETDFKGAVVGRIYFKINDVLETLKNEHNDVILILGGCSKSELDGIKDTNGLIFPNNANQCSFEAIYGHVPTKCLISNIIDSEVNKEKGYFIDIEGVKHNKGDWISIDGATGNVYGEKLPLITPELNEDLQTLIKWMNELQMVFKTVQE
- a CDS encoding recombinase family protein yields the protein MKYCIYLRKSRSDIEAELKGEGETLERHKKTLLELAKKNNLCITEVYSEIVSGETIAARPVMQKLLQEVEQGAWDGVLVMEVERLARGDTIDQGIVSQAFKYSNTKIITPLKVYDPLNEFDEEYFEFGLFMSRREYKVTNRRLQRGRITSVKEGKYVGNKAPYGYIRKKLYKDKGYTLEINPDEAEIVKIIFRLFIYGENDKKLGISLIAKKLNELKIPPQQKDVWTYSTIKNILTNPVYIGKIRWNSRPQVKKVVDGKIVKERPRAKIEDWILSDGLHDPIIQEEDYYKAQSMFNTNSPKCPKKYPVKNPLSGLIICGFCGRNMVRRPHPNGPDTLMCPIPACGNVSSILSLVETKLIQSLELWFANYKFETSKSINDISNSYGQDIYRLKKDALKKIEIEIVSTEKQINSIHDFLEKGIYDLDTFLNRSNVLSEKLNELTTQKSKIIKDISTMNQQSESTLIIIPKIRKVIDMYKATEDPELKNQLLKQLVSKATYTKKKPTRWHGDPTDFELVLYPKLPKD